From the Candidatus Peregrinibacteria bacterium genome, one window contains:
- a CDS encoding alanine--glyoxylate aminotransferase family protein: MSYPLVKNFTVGPAKLYHGVADFLCESLQNGIAEISHRSEKFSEISENTITSLRTFFHIPEEYRVYYTYSATEAMEILVRSAVTKKACHVSNGNFGNVWAKESKSAQKEVQKITHEGEKRVEVDEIFPDSDAEFLALTANETSTGIAYRPEEIAEIRKKHPHILFGIDITSAMGAVTFDFSQADAWFFSVQKALGLPAGLGILIVGPRIWEKAIVRESTGEDVGCHHCLSGLEKKMEGKFQTPTTPNVMNIAGLGYVCSRLTKDYGTLENLYASTKEKEQMIYDFFDSHPLFSPAISVGRSESVLVFKGKEEDITHLHTQLSQKGIEVGKGYGKAKKCQIRIGNFPVTNASDIANLLREIGK, from the coding sequence ATGTCTTATCCTCTCGTAAAAAACTTTACCGTTGGACCCGCAAAACTTTATCACGGTGTCGCTGATTTTCTCTGCGAAAGTCTGCAAAACGGAATAGCGGAAATTTCTCATCGAAGCGAAAAGTTTTCTGAAATTTCGGAAAACACCATTACTTCACTTCGAACTTTTTTTCATATTCCTGAAGAATATCGTGTTTACTACACCTATTCTGCCACAGAAGCGATGGAAATTTTAGTGCGGAGCGCAGTCACAAAAAAAGCTTGCCATGTTTCCAATGGAAATTTTGGGAATGTCTGGGCAAAAGAATCAAAATCCGCCCAAAAAGAAGTGCAAAAAATAACACATGAAGGAGAAAAACGAGTTGAGGTCGATGAGATTTTTCCCGATTCCGATGCAGAATTTCTCGCACTAACGGCAAATGAAACATCCACCGGAATTGCGTATCGTCCCGAAGAAATTGCAGAAATTCGCAAGAAGCATCCACATATCCTCTTTGGCATTGATATTACGAGCGCCATGGGAGCAGTGACATTTGACTTTTCTCAGGCAGATGCCTGGTTTTTTTCGGTTCAGAAAGCACTCGGGCTTCCTGCTGGGCTTGGCATACTTATTGTTGGTCCGCGCATTTGGGAAAAGGCAATAGTGCGCGAATCCACCGGAGAAGATGTTGGGTGTCACCATTGTCTGTCTGGACTTGAAAAGAAAATGGAAGGGAAATTTCAAACCCCCACTACACCGAATGTTATGAATATTGCAGGACTCGGATATGTCTGTAGTCGTCTCACGAAAGACTATGGAACTCTTGAAAATTTGTACGCTTCCACAAAAGAAAAAGAGCAAATGATCTATGACTTTTTCGATTCTCATCCTCTTTTTTCTCCTGCTATCTCTGTCGGTCGATCAGAGAGTGTACTGGTATTTAAGGGGAAAGAAGAAGATATTACTCATCTCCACACACAGCTTTCACAAAAGGGAATAGAAGTGGGAAAAGGCTATGGAAAGGCAAAAAAATGTCAAATTCGTATCGGAAATTTCCCCGTTACAAATGCCAGTGACATAGCGAATCTTTTAAGAGAAATCGGAAAATAA
- a CDS encoding polysaccharide deacetylase family protein, whose protein sequence is MQKFFFRLGLFSLVLFAFSGFSDFSEAAGNLIPNGDFEKAEPGISKYPDDWRQRGSAIFGFSFSYPATGKDGNGVSLQKLNSFPLQGWWYFLPVTVTPGKTYHYHHNYKSSTATEIRAQYTLTNRLKQTVLLGSVPASENWSNIEFSFVAPANAKNITVYQSLSKVGTLSIDNASLEEEAVTDTTPPTVSLTTPTNGATVSDSITVQANATDNIGVTGVQFLLDGSPLQSEVISAPYTLSLDTKTITNGAHTLSATARDATGNTATATEISVTVSNVVSPPPPPPPTSQNLVQNPSFQEGQNGVPLSWEQGSWGTHTSTFEYPVTGRTDALAARVTITNYGTEGDAKWVFDAIPVTAGESFLYEDYYQSDIPSELTVMFHLSDGTDTFQYLGAPEASPSTWKKATASFFTPENAVSVTVFHLIRQNGSLTLDDISLSKNTDSAFSTGFVTLSFDDGWVTHFTNAKPILEAANMKGSFYIITDEMKSAPSLSNLISNAGFEVGTEGQPNEWESNIWSDATAQFSYPVPGHTGVAASVTVTQANGGDAKWFFDEVLVSGGASYTYSEYYKSNVSTETVAQYLLSDGTYQYDFVDDVPSSSSEWQPYSVTLTMPANATTFSLLHTITVPGELAIDDTSLSTPGGGIINDETYMSASEVRQLEQSGHEIGSHTKTHPSLPLLSFAQAQEEIEGSKSDLLATGISLVNTFVYPYGDYNNGIVDMVRNAGYIGARTVVRGENEHNSDPLLLKTQEVDRNTTIEDVRAWIQEAKTTKTWLVLMFHRIDDSTDFYGNSPALLEQIVSEISQSNMPVKTLREGVQLLTPAS, encoded by the coding sequence ATGCAGAAATTCTTCTTTCGACTCGGTCTTTTTTCCCTCGTTCTTTTTGCGTTCTCGGGCTTTTCAGATTTCTCTGAAGCGGCAGGAAACCTTATCCCAAATGGGGATTTTGAAAAAGCTGAACCAGGAATATCAAAGTATCCAGACGATTGGCGACAACGCGGAAGCGCCATTTTTGGATTCTCTTTTTCTTATCCTGCTACTGGAAAAGATGGAAACGGAGTTTCTCTTCAAAAACTCAACAGTTTTCCATTGCAGGGCTGGTGGTATTTTCTTCCGGTAACAGTAACTCCGGGGAAAACCTACCATTACCATCACAACTACAAATCGAGCACAGCAACGGAAATTCGAGCACAATACACTCTCACGAACAGATTAAAACAAACTGTACTATTAGGAAGCGTTCCTGCTTCAGAAAACTGGAGTAATATTGAATTCTCGTTTGTCGCGCCCGCCAATGCAAAAAATATAACGGTGTACCAATCTCTTTCTAAGGTAGGAACACTTTCCATTGACAATGCCTCTCTTGAGGAAGAAGCGGTGACTGATACTACTCCACCAACAGTCTCTCTCACTACCCCAACAAATGGAGCAACCGTTTCTGATTCTATTACCGTTCAAGCAAATGCTACTGATAACATTGGAGTTACTGGTGTTCAGTTCCTCCTTGATGGAAGCCCTCTTCAAAGCGAAGTAATAAGTGCTCCTTACACTCTTTCTCTTGATACAAAGACGATTACAAATGGAGCACACACGCTTTCTGCAACAGCTCGTGATGCCACTGGAAACACAGCAACCGCAACGGAAATTTCGGTAACGGTTTCAAATGTAGTGAGTCCACCACCACCACCTCCTCCTACTTCTCAAAATCTTGTACAAAACCCATCATTCCAAGAGGGGCAAAATGGAGTGCCACTCTCTTGGGAACAAGGATCTTGGGGAACCCACACTTCGACATTTGAATACCCTGTTACAGGGCGAACAGATGCTCTTGCCGCTCGTGTCACTATTACGAACTATGGAACTGAAGGAGATGCAAAATGGGTTTTCGATGCCATTCCTGTAACTGCTGGAGAATCTTTTCTCTATGAAGATTACTACCAATCCGATATTCCCTCCGAGCTTACTGTCATGTTTCATCTTTCTGATGGAACGGATACTTTTCAATACCTCGGAGCACCTGAAGCAAGTCCTTCCACTTGGAAGAAGGCAACTGCATCCTTTTTTACTCCAGAAAATGCCGTTTCTGTCACCGTTTTTCATCTTATCCGACAGAACGGATCTCTTACACTCGATGATATTTCACTTTCAAAAAATACCGATAGCGCTTTTTCTACTGGTTTTGTCACTCTTTCTTTTGATGATGGTTGGGTTACTCACTTTACAAATGCGAAGCCTATTTTAGAAGCGGCAAACATGAAGGGATCATTCTATATCATCACTGATGAAATGAAGAGTGCTCCTTCTCTTTCAAATCTCATTTCAAACGCTGGGTTTGAAGTAGGAACTGAAGGACAACCAAATGAATGGGAAAGCAATATCTGGAGTGATGCCACCGCCCAATTTTCGTATCCTGTTCCTGGTCATACTGGTGTTGCAGCATCAGTAACAGTAACTCAAGCAAACGGAGGAGATGCAAAATGGTTCTTCGATGAAGTTCTCGTTTCAGGAGGAGCTTCTTATACCTATTCTGAATACTACAAAAGCAATGTTTCAACAGAAACCGTCGCGCAATATCTTCTTTCTGATGGAACGTATCAATACGACTTTGTAGATGATGTTCCTTCATCTTCCTCTGAATGGCAACCCTACAGTGTCACACTTACTATGCCTGCAAATGCAACAACATTTTCTCTTTTGCATACCATTACTGTCCCTGGAGAACTTGCTATTGATGATACAAGCCTTTCCACTCCCGGAGGCGGAATAATAAATGATGAGACATACATGTCCGCTTCAGAAGTTCGACAATTAGAGCAAAGTGGGCACGAGATTGGTTCTCATACAAAAACACACCCCTCTCTTCCCCTTCTCTCTTTTGCACAGGCACAAGAGGAAATTGAGGGATCAAAAAGCGACCTCCTTGCCACAGGAATCTCCCTCGTCAACACCTTTGTTTATCCGTATGGAGACTATAACAATGGAATAGTCGACATGGTTCGAAATGCGGGGTATATTGGTGCCAGAACAGTTGTTCGAGGGGAAAATGAACATAATTCTGATCCACTCCTTCTCAAAACCCAAGAGGTTGACCGCAACACGACCATCGAAGATGTTCGCGCTTGGATTCAAGAAGCAAAAACAACAAAGACTTGGCTTGTGCTCATGTTCCACCGAATTGACGACTCTACCGATTTCTACGGAAATTCTCCGGCACTTTTGGAACAAATTGTCTCTGAAATCTCACAGAGCAACATGCCAGTTAAAACACTTCGAGAGGGAGTTCAACTCCTTACTCCTGCATCCTGA
- the purN gene encoding phosphoribosylglycinamide formyltransferase, whose protein sequence is MLASTNGTILPDIFSADYQGKAEFCVLLTNKNGCGARKKAEKKGIPSVFLSAKGKTREEWDAEAIHILQEYKADLVILVGFMRILSPIFVSVFPECILNIHPSLLPKFAGGMDTDVHAEVLRSKETETGATVHIVTEELDAGPIILQKSTPVFPDDTPETLKNRVQSLEKEILPEAIRRFLM, encoded by the coding sequence GTGCTTGCGAGTACAAATGGCACTATTTTGCCAGATATTTTTTCTGCGGATTACCAAGGAAAGGCGGAATTTTGTGTTCTTTTGACAAATAAAAATGGATGTGGTGCTCGCAAAAAGGCAGAGAAAAAGGGAATTCCAAGTGTTTTTCTTTCTGCAAAAGGAAAAACACGAGAAGAGTGGGATGCCGAGGCGATTCATATTCTCCAAGAATATAAGGCAGATCTCGTGATTCTTGTCGGATTTATGCGCATTCTCTCACCTATTTTTGTCTCTGTTTTTCCTGAATGCATTCTTAATATTCATCCATCTCTCCTTCCAAAATTCGCAGGAGGAATGGATACCGATGTACACGCAGAAGTGCTTCGCTCAAAAGAAACCGAAACCGGCGCGACGGTTCATATAGTAACGGAAGAGCTTGATGCCGGACCCATTATTCTTCAGAAATCTACTCCTGTATTTCCTGATGATACGCCAGAAACACTCAAAAATCGCGTTCAATCTCTTGAAAAAGAGATTCTTCCAGAGGCAATTCGAAGATTTTTGATGTAG
- the serA gene encoding phosphoglycerate dehydrogenase: MMISPKNMRVCLFDGIHKNGIQVFRDAGFTDIHLFPNSLPEEELYKEIANAHIVGIRSKTKLPRKVLAEAKKLLCIGRYGIGVNNVDLSAAEEFGIPVFNGPFSSTRSVAELVIGLIFSLFRRIPELSADMHRGGWSKSAKDCLEVRGKTLGLVGYGNIASQISVLAEALGMKVIYSDVRVVLPLGNARQMPFEEVLANADVVSLHVPGIPSTENMMNAKTLCVMKQGSYLINCARGTVVNIPDLQSALNSGHLRGAAIDVFPKEPKSKDEIFSCELQGTPNVIFTPHIGGATEEAQAALGIEVSEKMKAYTLLGDSSMALNFPQIIPGSIAKETHRLILIHKNEPGILAQINDVIAEAQANISAQILKTKGSIGVVIVDTEKEIDDAISEKLSSLSFISKCLILS; the protein is encoded by the coding sequence ATGATGATTAGCCCAAAGAACATGAGGGTATGTCTTTTTGATGGCATTCACAAAAACGGAATTCAGGTCTTTCGAGATGCTGGTTTTACCGATATTCACCTCTTCCCCAATTCGCTTCCCGAAGAGGAATTGTATAAAGAAATTGCCAATGCGCATATTGTGGGAATTCGCTCAAAAACAAAACTTCCTCGAAAAGTTCTTGCAGAAGCAAAAAAACTTCTTTGTATTGGGCGATATGGAATTGGAGTGAATAATGTCGATCTTTCGGCGGCAGAAGAATTTGGTATTCCCGTTTTTAACGGACCATTTTCGAGCACACGTTCAGTAGCAGAACTCGTGATTGGACTCATATTTTCATTATTTCGACGCATTCCAGAGCTATCTGCCGATATGCATAGGGGCGGTTGGTCAAAATCCGCAAAAGACTGCTTAGAAGTTCGAGGAAAAACATTGGGACTTGTGGGGTATGGAAATATCGCAAGTCAAATTTCCGTCCTTGCAGAAGCACTTGGCATGAAAGTAATTTACAGTGATGTTCGCGTGGTACTGCCACTCGGAAATGCGCGACAGATGCCATTTGAAGAAGTATTGGCAAATGCGGATGTGGTGTCGCTCCATGTTCCAGGGATTCCTTCTACCGAAAACATGATGAACGCAAAAACACTGTGTGTGATGAAACAGGGAAGCTATCTCATCAATTGCGCTCGGGGAACAGTGGTAAATATTCCCGATTTACAATCTGCTCTTAATTCTGGGCATCTTCGTGGAGCGGCAATTGATGTGTTTCCGAAAGAACCGAAATCGAAAGACGAGATATTTTCATGTGAGCTTCAAGGAACTCCAAATGTCATTTTTACACCGCATATTGGAGGCGCAACAGAGGAAGCACAAGCAGCATTGGGAATAGAGGTTTCTGAAAAAATGAAAGCCTACACCCTTTTGGGAGATTCTTCTATGGCACTCAATTTTCCACAAATTATTCCTGGAAGTATTGCCAAAGAAACGCACCGTCTTATACTTATTCACAAAAATGAACCCGGTATACTTGCACAAATCAATGATGTTATTGCAGAGGCACAAGCAAATATTTCTGCACAGATTCTCAAAACAAAAGGATCTATTGGAGTTGTTATTGTTGATACAGAAAAAGAGATTGATGATGCTATCTCTGAAAAACTTTCTTCTCTTTCTTTTATTTCCAAATGTCTTATCCTCTCGTAA
- a CDS encoding riboflavin kinase, whose amino-acid sequence MENLNDNEYQQACDEKILCIVRDKKKMTQIAEYFFSVTLKTSSSCIMRLLHSEQKGGVFAFMGVIARGDGVGTSLGFPTLNIHTKEKLQKGVFVTRIRFVDGNIFLGVLHIGARPTLKKKEIRVEAHLFNFSQIVPEGEQIFGEVLLKIREVQKFRNTKELQEQIAKDIFHAKKIIETLS is encoded by the coding sequence TTGGAAAATCTAAATGACAATGAGTATCAACAAGCATGTGATGAAAAAATCCTTTGCATTGTAAGAGACAAGAAGAAGATGACGCAAATTGCTGAATATTTTTTTTCTGTTACACTCAAGACCTCTTCATCTTGTATTATGCGTCTTTTGCATTCGGAACAAAAAGGAGGTGTTTTTGCTTTTATGGGAGTGATAGCTCGAGGAGATGGAGTTGGAACGAGTTTGGGGTTTCCCACACTTAATATTCATACGAAGGAAAAACTTCAAAAAGGAGTCTTTGTCACTCGTATCCGCTTTGTTGATGGGAACATTTTTTTAGGAGTGCTTCATATAGGCGCACGCCCAACACTCAAAAAAAAAGAAATTCGAGTGGAAGCTCATCTCTTCAATTTCTCTCAAATAGTTCCAGAAGGAGAGCAAATTTTTGGAGAAGTGCTTTTAAAAATTCGTGAAGTGCAAAAATTTCGTAACACAAAGGAACTTCAGGAACAAATTGCAAAAGATATTTTCCACGCAAAAAAAATAATAGAGACTCTTTCATAG
- a CDS encoding NADP-dependent malic enzyme: MPDYANDSVALHQKFGGKIEIALKVPLQTTYDLSVAYTPGVAQPCLEIQKNPALGRTLSWRKNLVAVVTDGSAVLGLGNIGGEAGMPVMEGKCALFKAFANVDAVPICLRTQDPDEIVSIVKNLEPSFGGINLEDIAAPKCFDIESRLKKELSIPVFHDDQHGTAVVTLAALTNALRLVKKDIKDVKIVFSGAGAAGIAVSKLLLSAGAKNIILCDSKGALSSHRDDLNASKKEIQSLTNPNDEGGKLKDVLQNADVFIGVSAPNLLDANDIRNMASDPVVLAMSNPTPEIMPDEAQKGGAHIIATGRSDFPNQVNNVLVFPGIFRGAFDSGATEITEKMLLSAASGLAGLVQNPTPKKFLPGVFDEGVSEAVAKAVRGK, encoded by the coding sequence ATGCCTGACTATGCAAATGATTCCGTAGCATTACACCAAAAATTCGGAGGGAAAATTGAGATTGCTCTTAAAGTTCCCCTTCAAACAACATATGATCTTTCGGTTGCCTACACTCCCGGAGTGGCTCAACCATGTTTAGAAATCCAGAAGAATCCGGCGCTTGGACGTACACTCAGCTGGCGAAAAAATCTTGTTGCTGTTGTCACCGATGGTTCGGCAGTGCTAGGACTGGGGAATATTGGCGGAGAAGCCGGTATGCCGGTAATGGAGGGAAAATGTGCACTCTTTAAGGCATTTGCCAATGTCGATGCGGTTCCTATCTGTTTGCGCACACAGGATCCCGATGAAATTGTGTCCATTGTCAAAAATCTTGAACCGAGTTTTGGAGGAATCAATCTCGAAGATATTGCCGCACCAAAATGTTTTGATATTGAATCTCGTCTCAAAAAAGAGCTTTCTATTCCCGTATTTCACGACGATCAGCACGGAACAGCAGTGGTGACACTAGCGGCACTCACCAATGCCCTCCGATTGGTAAAAAAAGATATTAAGGACGTGAAAATCGTTTTCTCTGGCGCAGGAGCAGCAGGGATTGCTGTGTCAAAACTTCTCCTTTCGGCAGGCGCAAAAAATATTATTCTCTGTGATTCCAAAGGTGCTCTTTCTTCACATCGAGACGATCTCAACGCTTCTAAAAAGGAAATTCAGTCGCTCACCAATCCTAATGATGAGGGCGGAAAATTAAAGGATGTTCTCCAAAATGCGGATGTGTTTATTGGCGTTTCTGCACCAAACCTTTTGGATGCAAATGATATTCGAAATATGGCGAGTGATCCGGTTGTTCTCGCCATGAGCAACCCAACACCAGAAATTATGCCAGATGAAGCACAAAAAGGGGGTGCTCACATCATTGCCACGGGACGAAGTGATTTTCCGAATCAGGTGAATAATGTTCTCGTGTTTCCGGGGATTTTCCGCGGTGCGTTCGATTCTGGCGCCACAGAGATTACCGAAAAAATGCTTCTCTCTGCGGCAAGCGGACTCGCTGGACTTGTACAAAATCCTACTCCAAAAAAATTTCTTCCAGGTGTGTTTGACGAAGGAGTGAGTGAAGCGGTAGCAAAGGCGGTTCGAGGAAAATAA
- a CDS encoding TatD family hydrolase yields MLVDTHCHLDFPNFEEDRAEVIARAKELGVERMITIGCHPNAITKTLEIAQSNEGVFAAVGIHPDEVSEDFSKDFERIVEAVTHPKVVAIGETGFDFYREGNPSELLQRKAFFAHIELAKKTKKPLIIHLREAEDVFLSVLADLREIPFVIHCFSGNMAFAKQIFDAGGMISFPGILTFKNAHPELLEVAKNASLDRVFVETDSPFLAPVPKRGKRNEPGFTRYTAEFLAKIREEDFSKIAKQTTTNAERFFGLKNNL; encoded by the coding sequence ATGCTTGTTGATACTCATTGTCATTTAGATTTTCCAAATTTCGAGGAAGATCGCGCAGAAGTGATTGCACGAGCAAAAGAACTTGGTGTTGAGCGAATGATCACCATTGGTTGTCATCCCAATGCGATTACAAAAACACTCGAAATTGCACAGTCAAACGAGGGGGTTTTTGCGGCGGTCGGCATTCATCCCGACGAAGTTTCGGAAGATTTTTCAAAAGACTTTGAGAGGATTGTTGAAGCTGTTACTCATCCAAAAGTGGTTGCCATTGGGGAAACTGGTTTCGATTTTTACCGAGAAGGAAATCCGTCAGAGCTCCTTCAACGAAAGGCTTTTTTTGCGCACATAGAACTTGCCAAGAAAACCAAAAAACCGCTCATTATTCACCTGCGCGAAGCAGAAGACGTTTTTCTATCAGTTCTTGCGGATCTTCGAGAAATTCCTTTTGTCATTCACTGTTTTTCGGGAAATATGGCGTTCGCTAAACAGATTTTTGATGCTGGCGGAATGATTTCGTTTCCCGGAATTCTTACTTTTAAAAATGCACATCCAGAGCTTTTGGAGGTGGCAAAAAATGCATCTCTTGATCGAGTTTTCGTTGAAACCGATTCTCCTTTTTTGGCGCCCGTTCCCAAACGTGGCAAGCGAAACGAACCGGGGTTTACACGTTATACAGCGGAATTTCTCGCAAAAATTCGCGAAGAAGATTTTTCAAAAATTGCAAAGCAGACAACAACAAACGCAGAACGATTTTTTGGGTTAAAAAATAATCTGTAG